One Solanum lycopersicum chromosome 4, SLM_r2.1 DNA window includes the following coding sequences:
- the LOC101249070 gene encoding uncharacterized WD repeat-containing protein C2A9.03 isoform X2, whose protein sequence is MLRNLLWSTSKHDVYLMQNYSVMHWSSLLGKGEEVLNVARPLTPTMKYPGSASQTLPRVQISTMAVRDGLLAAGGFQGELICKYLNQPGVAFATKISIGENAITNAVDISYSPTGSMRVITANNDQQVRIFDAKSFVCTNHYAFPWSVNNTSVSPDDKLLAILGDSPECLLADAQSGKVVSNLKGHLDYSFSSAWHPDGRILATGNQDTTCRLWDIRNTSKSIAVLKGRMGAIRAIKFTSDGRFMAMAEPADFVHIFDTQSDYGTCQEIDLFGEIAGISFSPDTEALFIGVADRTYGSLLEFNRKHYRHYLDYVL, encoded by the exons ATG TTGAGGAATCTCTTGTGGTCGACATCAAAACATGATGTGTATCTCATGCAAAACTACTCTGTGATGCACTGGTCCTCACTTCTTGGAAAGGGGGAAGAAGTGCTTAATGTTGCTAGGCCATTGACGCCCACTATG AAATACCCTGGATCAGCGTCTCAAACACTTCCCCGAGTGCAGATCAGCACTATGGCTGTTAGAGATGGTTTGCTGGCTGCTGGGGGTTTCCAAGGGGAGCTTATCTGTAAG TATTTAAACCAACCTGGAGTTGCATTCGCTACAAAAATAAGTATTGGAGAGAATGCGATCACCAATGCTGTGGATATTAGTTATAGTCCGAC TGGCTCAATGAGGGTGATCACTGCTAATAATGATCAGCAAGTCAGGATTTTTGATGCAAAAAGCTTCGTTTGCACCAATCATTATGCATTTCCTTGGTCTGTTAAC AACACCTCTGTAAGCCCCGATGATAAATTGCTTGCTATCCTTGGTGATAGTCCAGAATGTCTACTTGCTGATGCTCAAAGTGGAAAG GTTGTCAGCAACCTAAAAGGTCACCTAGATTATTCATTTTCATCAGCTTGGCACCCGGACGGAAGAATTTTGGCAACTGGTAACCAAGACACAACTTGCAGATTGTGGGATATAAGGAACACGTCGAAGTCCATAGCAGTGCTCAAAGGAAGGATGGGAGCCATCCGTGCAATCAAGTTCACATCAGATGGGCGCTTCATGGCCATGGCGGAGCCAGCTGATTTTGTCCACATATTCGATACACAATCCGATTATGGTACCTGTCAAGAGATTGATTTGTTTGGTGAGATTGCTGGGATATCCTTCAGTCCTGATACTGAAGCTCTCTTTATTGGAGTGGCTGACCGAACCTATGGTAGCTTACTGGAGTTCAACCGTAAACATTACCGCCACTACCTTGATTATGTTTTGTAG
- the LOC101249070 gene encoding uncharacterized WD repeat-containing protein C2A9.03 isoform X3: MQNYSVMHWSSLLGKGEEVLNVARPLTPTMKYPGSASQTLPRVQISTMAVRDGLLAAGGFQGELICKYLNQPGVAFATKISIGENAITNAVDISYSPTGSMRVITANNDQQVRIFDAKSFVCTNHYAFPWSVNNTSVSPDDKLLAILGDSPECLLADAQSGKVVSNLKGHLDYSFSSAWHPDGRILATGNQDTTCRLWDIRNTSKSIAVLKGRMGAIRAIKFTSDGRFMAMAEPADFVHIFDTQSDYGTCQEIDLFGEIAGISFSPDTEALFIGVADRTYGSLLEFNRKHYRHYLDYVL; the protein is encoded by the exons ATGCAAAACTACTCTGTGATGCACTGGTCCTCACTTCTTGGAAAGGGGGAAGAAGTGCTTAATGTTGCTAGGCCATTGACGCCCACTATG AAATACCCTGGATCAGCGTCTCAAACACTTCCCCGAGTGCAGATCAGCACTATGGCTGTTAGAGATGGTTTGCTGGCTGCTGGGGGTTTCCAAGGGGAGCTTATCTGTAAG TATTTAAACCAACCTGGAGTTGCATTCGCTACAAAAATAAGTATTGGAGAGAATGCGATCACCAATGCTGTGGATATTAGTTATAGTCCGAC TGGCTCAATGAGGGTGATCACTGCTAATAATGATCAGCAAGTCAGGATTTTTGATGCAAAAAGCTTCGTTTGCACCAATCATTATGCATTTCCTTGGTCTGTTAAC AACACCTCTGTAAGCCCCGATGATAAATTGCTTGCTATCCTTGGTGATAGTCCAGAATGTCTACTTGCTGATGCTCAAAGTGGAAAG GTTGTCAGCAACCTAAAAGGTCACCTAGATTATTCATTTTCATCAGCTTGGCACCCGGACGGAAGAATTTTGGCAACTGGTAACCAAGACACAACTTGCAGATTGTGGGATATAAGGAACACGTCGAAGTCCATAGCAGTGCTCAAAGGAAGGATGGGAGCCATCCGTGCAATCAAGTTCACATCAGATGGGCGCTTCATGGCCATGGCGGAGCCAGCTGATTTTGTCCACATATTCGATACACAATCCGATTATGGTACCTGTCAAGAGATTGATTTGTTTGGTGAGATTGCTGGGATATCCTTCAGTCCTGATACTGAAGCTCTCTTTATTGGAGTGGCTGACCGAACCTATGGTAGCTTACTGGAGTTCAACCGTAAACATTACCGCCACTACCTTGATTATGTTTTGTAG